A single Anopheles funestus chromosome 2RL, idAnoFuneDA-416_04, whole genome shotgun sequence DNA region contains:
- the LOC125764683 gene encoding peptidyl-prolyl cis-trans isomerase G — protein MTVDSDTGAMVEPSAQEKVRCYFDVTLGGLPAGRIVFELFPAVAPKTCENFRALCTGEAGIGQKTGKPLHYKGIIFHRVVKDFMIQSGDFSNGNGTGGESIYGGIFDDEPFTLKHDRAFLLSMANRGKNTNGSQFFITTQPAPHLDSVHVVFGHVVSGQDLVRQLEQLPVDRNSRPLQDAMVSNCGELVRQIKAKKEKKNKKAAASSEESEDETSRKRKKDKKKKRGKESSPRTKRAPDADASIEEGELEDEIHPMATVTKIDPDEIPEVSNKYLMRNDAAKRATVQEDDRKRDNRAKEQRGFGWMKKNVPTSRSGRIIKGRGHFRYRTPSRSRSRSRSQTPIHWRAAQKRTIKMTDLEKLEDEKRQRESEIKRREAERKKRHEELAKGVSKKSFFELNQEQAVTREKSTSESPDAAANAKRATDPAKTQEEPVRGKSNGSIDMNALDYEHHPAGTSDTEPDEATHKKSDSLAKALGVEPKKKSNDAGKADERRKPADDRKRDRSRSRSRDRRRGGGDGYRGRSPPGQQRGGGGGGGGNRNRQPFGFGSGAQHYNRYNQQQQQGSNRRYGGGNNVGGSYYSRPRGRFGGNNERYDRDRSRRSRSHEGGGFSRRSRRERSVSHSRSRTPEHRRRRKDNSSTGSSQERNERSRRNRSVTPTDRRSASRPVTSDKTKRESIANGKELDKFRDKSPGSVATAIVVAATAAVEAAKLPAVSIKTEDMSEEEKARMQKEKMLKRAETLLLLKSHMEKEIEEQQRKAREKQQQQLLLRKQKEEQEARALDAVMDLAQLKQLKKETIQKLNAQEAAQRILETVVTNVSAVAGSGATSQKKKSKNSSNKRRSSRSSSSSSSSSSAASKKEKSRKKRKDKKRKARRHSSSSS, from the exons atgacGGTCGATTCCGATACCGGTGCTATGGTGGAACCATCAGCGCAGGAAAAAGTGAGATGCTATTTCGACGTTACCCTCGGTGGTTTACCGGCTGGTCGCATTGTGTTCGAGCTGTTTCCGGCAGTCGCACCGAAAACTTGCGAAAACTTCCGCGCACTATGTACGGGTGAAGCTGGTATCGGGCAAAAGACGGGAAAACCTTTGCACTACAAG GGCATCATTTTTCATCGTGTGGTGAAAGATTTCATGATCCAGTCCGGAGACTTCTCGAACGGCAATGGAACTGGTGGCGAATCGATTTACGGAGGCATTTTCGATG atgAACCTTTCACTCTGAAACATGATCGAGCATTCTTGCTCTCTATGGCCAATCGTGGCAAAAACACGAACGGCTCCCAATTCTTCAT TACAACGCAACCTGCACCACATCTTGACAG TGTACACGTTGTATTTGGTCATGTTGTATCCGGCCAGGATTTAGTACGACAGCTCGAACAGCTACCGGTCGATCGTAATTCTCGTCCACTGCAAGATGCAATGGTTTCTAACTGTGGTGAACTGGTGCGGCAGATAAAAG caaaaaaggaaaagaagaataagaaaGCTGCCGCATCCAGTGAGGAGTCTGAAGATGAAACGAGCAGGAAGcgtaaaaaggataaaaagaagaaacgcgGAAAAGAATCATCTCCGCGCACAAAACGTGCCCC CGATGCGGATGCATCAATCGAGGAAGGAGAACTGGAAGATGAGATACACCCGATGGCTACGGTGACCAAAATCGATCCGGACGAAATCCCGGAGGTTTCAAACAAGTACCTAATGCGCAACGATGCGGCTAAGCGTGCAACTGTGCAGGAGGACGACCGTAAGCGCGATAATCGAGCAAAGGAGCAGAGAGGATTCGGTTGGATGAAGAAAAACGTACCCACATCACGCAGTGGACGCATTATCAAGGGTCGTGGACACTTT cGCTATCGTACGCCATCGCGATCACGTAGCCGCTCCAGGAGCCAGACGCCGATTCATTGGCGCGCTGCTCAGAAACGCACGATTAAGATGACCGATCTGGAAAAGCTGGAAGATGAGAAACGGCAGCGTGAATCGGAGATCAAGCGTCGGGAAGCGGAACGCAAGAAGCGTCACGAGGAGCTAGCGAAAGGTGTTtccaaaaaatcgttcttcgAGCTAAATCAAGAACAGGCGGTTACGCGTGAAAAATCAACCAGCGAATCACCGGATGCTGCGGCAAATGCCAAGCGTGCTACCGATCCTGCCAAGACGCAGGAAGAACCGGTGCGGGGCAAATCGAACGGATCGATTGATATGAATGCTTTGGATTATGAGCATCATCCGGCAGGTACGTCGGACACGGAGCCGGACGAAGCGACGCACAAAAAAAGTGACTCTTTAGCCAAAGCTCTCGGTGTGGAACCGAAAAAGAAATCCAACGATGCGGGTAAAGCAGATGAACGGCGCAAACCGGCCGACGATCGGAAACGCGATCGTTCGCGCAGTCGCTCGCGTGATCGTCGTCGGGGTGGTGGTGACGGCTATCGAGGTCGTTCACCACCTGGTCAGCAACGTGGTGGAggaggtggaggaggaggGAATCGTAACAGGCAACCGTTTGGATTTGGGTCGGGCGCTCAACATTACAATCGCTacaaccaacagcagcagcaaggtTCAAACAGGCGCTATGGAGGTGGAAATAATGTCGGTGGATCCTACTACTCACGGCCCCGTGGACGTTTCGGTGGCAATAATGAACGATATGATCGCGATCGTTCCCGCCGATCGCGCAGTCACGAGGGTGGTGGTTTTTCGCGCCGCTCGCGCAGAGAACGTTCCGTAAGCCACTCGCGTTCGCGTACACCCGAACATAGGCGTCGGCGTAAGGATAACAGCTCTACCGGCAGCTCCCAGGAACGGAATGAGCGCTCCAGACGTAACCGATCCGTTACACCAACCGATCGTCGCTCGGCGTCTCGCCCTGTCACGAGCGATAagacaaaaagggaaagcatCGCCAATggcaaagagttggacaagtTCAGGGACAAAAGTCCGGGCTCAGTTGCAACGGCGATCGTTGTCGCTGCTACTGCGGCCGTAGAAGCGGCAAAGCTACCTGCCGTATCGATTAAAACCGAGGACATGTCCGAAGAGGAAAAGGCGCGCATGCAGAAGGAAAAGATGTTGAAGCGAGCCGaaacgctgctgctgctgaagagCCACATGGAAAAGGAAATAGAAGAGCAGCAGCGCAAGGCTCGGgagaaacagcaacagcagctgtTACTGCGCAAGCAAAAGGAAGAGCAGGAGGCCCGGGCCCTCGATGCGGTAATGGATTTGGCGCAGCTGAAGCAGCTGAAGAAGGAAACCATCCAAAAGCTGAACGCACAGGAAGCGGCACAGCGGATACTGGAAACGGTGGTCACTAATGTTAGTGCCGTTGCCGGGTCTGGCGCCACAAGCCAGAAGAAAAAGTCCAAAAATAGCAGCAATAAACGGCGCTCGTCTCGCAGCtcttcgtcctcctcctcctcttcgtCGGCTGCTTccaaaaaggagaaaagcCGTAAGAAGCGTAAGGATAAGAAGCGCAAAGCACGCCGCCATTCATCCAGCAGCTCTTAG